GTCATAAACATCATATGGTGTATTTGTGTTCGCTGTAGGTGGTCAAGGTGTCTTTCGGGAGTTCCTGAAGTCAGAGTTCAGCGAGGAGAACATTGAGTTCTGGCTGGCCTGCGAGGATTACAAGAAAACCAAGTCTGATCACTTACATGGCAAAGCAGAGAGGATTTACGAGGAGTTTGTCCAGTCAGATGCTATTAAACAGGTAAGTGTTAACTTAACCTGTATAAACTTACCGTAAAGGGATTCTGAAAATTGAGGAGAGGGAAGCATTCCCCCACTGAGATGCACATAAATTCACTTACACAGAAAGATGACAGCCACATGTTTTCTGTGCATGCTCGTACCGTTAGTGCCTTCAGACATGAGTCTATCAGACCTCACAAGTGCGGTCACACGACACAGGCCAGCACTACTACAGTGCCAGCAGAAGTTCAGTTGCAGCACTAGTGGCTTGACACATGATGCTGTTCTCTCCGAGTCAGCACAGTTTGAAttactgctgctgtttggggTCAGACCGCTGGAGTAAGCTTGGCTTGTAAGAGAGCTGTGGATTATTTGTTGTCCTTTAAAATATGGGGACATGCTAGAGAATTGAACGTTGTGTACAGTGAACATAGCTCTAACTGGAGACTCATTCTACACaagatttcttcttgttttaatttgagGTTTCATTGGAGATGGTAATTCATTGTTCAGCTCTAGTGCCTCTGACTTTTTAAGAAACTGCATTTCTATTGTGCGTAGCTGGGATATAAACTTTAAGTTCCCTCATTTTGCAGTTCTGATACTGAATATCACACTGAGTTCTAAGGCTAGGAATTTATTTACTGACAAGACCAAGTGATAGATACAGCAGAAGAGTACATTTTAAACATGTcgatgactttttttttttttttttttttactttacagATCAATATTGACTATCATATGAGGGAAGCGACAGCCAAAAGGGCTCAAGACCCAACTCACACAAGTTTCGATGAAGCCCAGAAAACTGTGTATGTCCTTATGGAGAGGGATTCATATCCCAGATTTTTGAAATCCAAAGCCTACCTGAACCTATTGAACCAGCTGCAGACCAACAATTCAAAATAAAGGGGTTGAGATAATGAAGAGTCAAGGAAACTATGTCAAATATCCCATGGAAACATCCTCCAGGATGGCTGGATCTTGGCTAGGAGAATGCCCTCCCTGGGAGGAGGTATGAGTGAGATGCAAACAGCTCCATGGCCAAGAGAAGGCAGGATAAAAGCTAGCAAGACTGCTACAAGGGTGAGAGCAGTACATGGAGAAAATCCTCTCCTGCCATACATACATCATGGAGATGAGACCGGATCTGGAtgctatttattatttgaattcCACTGTGAACATTGAACCAAGTCTTAGATGCCAAAGAACTGCTGGTTATTAGGAAGCACAAGATTAGCACGCTGAGTGTTGGGAAAAGATGATCaagttcagaagaaaaataaggacAACTGACAACTTTGTGCATAACAAGAAAATGCCCAAGACTGTTTaatggcttttttaaaaaaaatctgtgaagtgTTAATAAGTGTGAGTGCAGCTCCATGATAATATTGTGCtatgtatatattataaattgacttattttaaaattgatcTATTTTAAGTTATATAAGAACTATATAagctgtaccttttttttttttttttttaaagtttgtatTCAACAAGCAGATATGTAGcatcttttctgtttaatttattgcaaaataataaGCAACTCTTCAATTAAATCTactcaaaatacagaaaaaagttATGGTAATTTTCCAtcttagttttttgttttctttccattacaATTACTGAAACATGCCAAAACAAGTACTGAAGCACATGGTTCCCTTCTGTCCCACTATGTCACTATTTCCCATCTCCttattcaaatattattttttccctctcaccCCACAggcccttctctctctcctacTCACTGTACAGAGACATGGCCTTAGTTATATGGAATACCGGATCCTACATAGACAACACCCACTCGCccccaaatgaaaaagaaaaagtaggcCCAAATTTCCTGCTTATTTTTCGTACTCCCCCAGCTACCGGCGTTTGAGTCAAATCtcaaatttcatttgaaaaatctcCATTTCATCACTGACTTCAGCATCAAAGTGGATTAACTGTGATGTGTTGAGTACAGAAGATAAAATCTTGCTCACTTACACAGAGAGGCAGTAACTGGTGTGACTCAATAGCGTTCACATTTCTTATGGTATTAATGTTATAGACTAATTTTAGCAAGATTCAGCCTAATTTTCAATATCAAtagtaatttaatttcattgcaGACAAAGCATTAAATTTACTCTGTAATACATGCAGTGTTATGCATAGCCTGTACCACACTGGATAGTGATGGgaaccaaagaaagaaaaattgcactTGTACTCAAACTATGCAGCTACAGAAACAGGGACTACCAAATCTGAAGTGCTTAAGATCTTGTGATGACATTACAGGttgtaatgaaaatgaattcaagCGTGTTCTGGTCTTGATGAGTTACCATCATGAGAGACAGCTATCACATGCGTAGCAATACAAGACGTGGCAGTACAAGACTAGCTCACCCCGAcagattttccattttccagaaCATGAGCTTCATCAGGCACACTCTGCCTGTCTGTACCAAATGGAGAAAAGCGGTAAACCCACAGACTCCCCTCGTGGGGAGAGAAGATTGTGCTCACACTGCCACCCTTTGGGGACCTTGGGGCCTCCAAGGGAGGACAAAGGGTCTGTGGGAGGCTACATGGCAGTTGCTGCCAGCTTCCTTCATCGCCTACTGTCATAGCAGCCTGGCAGCCACCACAAGGCACAGCCTCCTACTTCTAAAACTAGtgtagagagagagaacaagCACGCATATACCCGAGGGAGTCTCCGACTGCAAAGCCTGAATTCTCCTGAAACAACGTGAACTGGTCTCCAATCAGCTCTCTTAGATAAGCTGATTTTCCAAGATCAGTAGGAATAAAGTGAGTTCCTGTGAAGTAGGAAATAACACTGCCTCCCACACCAGGGGCATCCTCATCTTTGCTGACACACTTAGCATGTACCAAACGTCACTGTTCGCATAGTTCGAAAGCCACGGAAGACAAAGGAGTACCgccagtgctttttttttttgttattattatttacttagGAAACCAGGTCCCTGTGTGCACTGATCACATGCTCACAGAATTAATAAGAAGCAGCTATCTACATCTCCTTTGTACATCACACAGTGTCCTTACAGCACTTCCAAAGCACCCCCACAAGCCTGTCAAAGATGCAACGTCAGCTACACTCTGCACAGGCCGTGCCTTTAACTGATGCTATCCTCgtaaaccttttaaaattagtatAGGCACAAATTTAATTTACAGCACAAATCTACACCTGCACTATTTTGCCATGATTTAGCCAAACACCTGTATGAAGCTTCTGACAGAAATCATATTTCACAGTATGGCTagttctgatgtttttttttgtttgtttttaaaaagaaaacaaattatgcTCCTTACAATCCAGCAATTTTACTTTACAACCCTAAAACTCATAAATGCCCCTGCAGTAAGGGCCTGAAACTAGCCCCACATGTCAGGTGCCCAGGTCACCAGAGCTCTTACAGCCCCCTCCAGGGCTCGACCAACACGGCCGTGCTTCACTGGGGGATAAACAGCGCTCAGAAATGCAGAGCTATCTCTGGGATGCTGTCACAAGCCCCGTGTTACATAGCTGTTGCTACAGCAGGGCTATACAAAGCTGGTTGTTTAAACAAGGTGCAGGAGATCTCAACGTATTTTACGGAAATTTATTGTGCTGTCCATATTAATCTACCTAATGGAGAGAAGCTATAAGTAATAGCTCAATGGTACAActgaaacagctttaaaagtACTTTAAGACAAGTGCTTTAAACCAGCAGAAAGTTAGGGGaggtgttttttaaattatttctgcaaaatcttTTTCATAATGCAGTATCCAGTGCTTATTTTGCAGTGAATTCTGTCCTTGAACCTAAAAATGGAAGTTTTTTTGGGctctgaaaaacaagagaaCATCCAGAACAAAGGGATTAAGCGTTGTGACCTCAGATCATTGACAAGGTGCATGCACTCTATCAAGTTCCTTTGTGATTTCTTACtcatctcctcctgcccccacccATGCACATAAATAGCCTTGGTGCTGTAAATCGGTTTCACAGCTGCGGGTCATGCCCTGCCAAGCAGGGCAGACTCTTCCAAAACAGCGCACGTTACACAGCCCTTCCGTAAGTGTGCCCCCCACGGAGAAACCTGTGAACAAAAGGTCTGGTTGCTATACTTGTAAATATGTTAGGTAACTGGTGGAAACTGTCCTTCTTCAACATATGCTAGAGTTGATCAGTTACCTGTTAAAACTTTCCAGAATTGGTTTGTGCAAGAGGGAATTAAGTTTTTGCACTTACAGGTTCTATCAGCcaacataataaaatattgaatggGTGAAACACCTTACCTGCtttgtttggttgatttttaattttaactttcctCTTTCGGAAACAAATATACCGTAAGAGAGAAGGAATTTGCAGTTCTGTTTAAGGACTGAGAGATGAACCATTGAAACAGACGGCCATCAGCTACAGATCAGTACTTGAAAGCAGGATG
The sequence above is drawn from the Anas acuta chromosome 8, bAnaAcu1.1, whole genome shotgun sequence genome and encodes:
- the RGS1 gene encoding regulator of G-protein signaling 1 — encoded protein: MPGLFFSHHNMTEINGKDDCKLAEGKIHKKKQKAFGADLKNYLKCMVPHLESGIKASNSRNVVLSAEEVMQWSQSLEKLLASQSGQGVFREFLKSEFSEENIEFWLACEDYKKTKSDHLHGKAERIYEEFVQSDAIKQINIDYHMREATAKRAQDPTHTSFDEAQKTVYVLMERDSYPRFLKSKAYLNLLNQLQTNNSK